In Acidobacteriota bacterium, the DNA window GGCCAGCACCGTGGTGCTGATCAGGGCGAGGCAGACGGCGACAGGAACGACAGCAGAGTTGGGCATCGGAGACCTCCTCCAGAAGTAATCACAGACCCCTATCCGTCATTCTAGCCGGGTGGCTCGTCGAGTTTCCAGCGCCCCTTCAGTTGCCGGCCAGCTTGGACTGCACCGCCGTCAGGTGGGCCTGGTAGGCGCTCAGATTGGGGTCCTGGACTTTGCTCCCCATCGACACGGCGCGGCGGTAGTTGTCGCGTGCCTCTTCGAGGCGCCCGGCCGCTTCCAGGCCTTCGCCGAGACTGTCGTAGACGTTGGCCGAATCGGGGTAGTCCCGCACGTTGCGTTCGAACAGGGCGATGGCTTCGTCGACCTTACCGTCGCCGAGGGCGGCGTAGCCCAGGTTGTTGACGCGGTTCTCGGGTACGGCGATTTCGAAGCCGTAGGTGGCCGAGAGGTCGGTGTAGTGCTGTTCGAGGCCGGCGATGCCGTCGGCGGCGGCGAAGGTCGGTGGCCGCCAGCGGTCGAAGAGATGACGCATGGCGCCGTAGACGGTGGGCAGGGGAACGGTTCCGTGGTCCTCCCCTTCGAGAATGCGGGCCGACCAGTCGAGGCTGGCCGGCGCCCGGTGGCGCAGCACCTCGGTGAGGCGCTTGAACTGGGCCTGCATGTCTCCACCCTCATCGCCGAGGGTGGCGTAGAGGCGACCGGCGAGATCCGGGCGGCGGTCGAGCAAGGCGATCATCTCGTCCACCGGTCGGCCGTGGTCCCACCACAGGCTGGGGCTGATGGCGATGACGGCGGCGTAAGCATCCGGCCGCTGGCTAAAGGCGTGGACCGCGAAGAGGCCGCCGAAGGAGTGGCCGGAGAGGATGTGGAAGGGCACCGTGCGGTAGCTCTTGTTGACTCCGGGCATGGCCTCGTCGGTGAGGAACTCGAGGAAATTGTCGGCTCCACCGCCGGCCTCCCGCTGCTGGTCGCGGCCTTCCATCGGGTCGCCCTTCCAGGGCGGCGTGAGGTCGCGGGTGCGATCGGTGTTGGTGACCCCGATGACGATGAGCTCGGGGATATGGCCAGTGCGGGCGAGGCTGCGAACGGTACCGAGGGTGTGGAGGAAGCGGGTCTCGGCGTCCAGCACCCAGAGCACGGGATAGCGTTTCGTGCCCTCTTCGCGATAGCTGCCCGGCAGCGAGATCATCAGGGTGCGGTTCTCGTCGAGGACTTCCGAACGGACCGTCGCCGTTTCGCCGATGACGATCGGGTCGGCGAGCAGCAGAGTCGGCGAGAGGAGGACGAGGCAGAGGACGACGAGTAGGCTTCTCATGGCTTCTCCTTGCGGCGGTACGGGCGGCGTCCATGGTGGCCGGCCGGCAGCGGTGGTCAGTCTTCGCTAGTTACGCGCTTTTCTTGGTTCGAGTTCCCACTCGGTGGCGATTCGGCCGTCGCGGCGTCTGCCCGCGCCAGCAGCATGGCGTCGCCGTAGGAGTAGAAGCGATAGCCCTCGGCGATCGCTTCGCGGTAGGCCGCCAACATTCGGCGCCGGCCGCCGAAGGCGCTGACCAGCATCAGGAGAGTCGACTTGGGGAGGTGGAAGTTGGTCAACAGCAGGTCGACGCGCTGAAACTGGAACCCCGGCGTGATGAAGAGATCGGTGCGGCCCGAGCCGCTTTCGAGACCCTGGCGAGCTGCCCCTTCGAGGGTGCGCACCACGGTCGTGCCGACGGCCACCACCCGACCGCCGCGCTGCCGAGTCCGGTGCAGGGCGCGCGCCGTCGTGGCCGGAATCTCGAAGCGCTCCGACTCCATGCGGTGCTCGTGCACCAGGTCCGCCGTCACCGGCTTGAAGGTGCCGATGCCGACGTGGAGGGTGACGGTGGCGCGCTCGACGCCGCGCGCCTCAAGGGCGGCGAGGAGGGCGTCGTCGAAGTGCAGGCCCGCCGTCGGGGCGGCGACGGCCCCCGCCTTGGCCGCGAAGACGGTCTGATAGCGCTCTCGATCAGCGGCGTTGTCGGGGCGCTTGATGTAGGGCGGCAGGGGGATGTGGCCGAGCTTCTCCAGAAAGGGCTCGACAGGTTGCGAAAAGCGCACCCGCAGGCGACCGTCATCGCTGTCGGGGCGTGATTCGGTGCGCCCCTCGAGACCCTCGGCGAGCTCGAGTCGGGTGCCGGGGCGGGCTTTGCGTCCGGGGCGGGCGAGGACGTCCCACAGGGTGTCGTCGACCTTCTCGATCAGCAGCAGCTCGATGCGGGCGCCGGTGGCGGCGCGGCGGGCGAAGAGCCGGGCCGGAATCACTCGGGTGTCGTTGACCACCAGCAGGTCGCCGGGCAGGAGTAGATCCGCCAGGTCGGAGACTCTGCGATGGCGGCGCTCCCGGGCGGCTTCGTCGACCACCAGCAGGCGACTGCTGCCGCGGGCCACCGGCTGCTGGGCGATGGCCGCCTCGGGAAGCTCGAAATCGAAGTCGTCGGTCAGCATTTCGTGGTGCCGGTCCAGCGCCGTCGGAGCACGGGCCTCAGATCGGCTCGCCGTCGGGGCCGCGCAGCCGGCGCAGCACCGGCCAGGCGAACAGGCAGGTGGCCGCCATCAGAGCGGCGGCGGCTTGGAACGGCATCGCCGGGCCGACGCGCTCGAACAGCCAGGTTCCGCCGAGGGGACCGAGGACGCGGGCCAGGGATCCGAAGAAGCGCGACAGGCCTTGCACTTCTCCCTGGGTGGCGCTGCCGGTGATGCGACTGATCAGCGCCATCGACGTGGGGTTGTAGAAACCGGAGCCGAAGGCCAGCAGGGCGCCGGCGAGACCGAGCGTGGCGAGGCCCGGTGCCAAGGGCAAGGCGAGGAGGCCGGCGGCGATGCCGGCGATGCCGACGATGGCCATGCGGCGGTCGCCGAAGCGGCGGGCCATGCGGCCGATCAAGCCGCCCTGGACGATCACCAGGAGAACGCCGATGTAGACGAACAGCCAGGCGGTCTCGCGCTGCCCGAACTCGAAGCGGTGCTGGCAGTAGAGGGCGAGGGTGGCCTCCATCAGCGAGAAGCAGAGGGTGACCAGGAAGAACAGCGTGAGCAAGCCCTTGAGGTGCGGATTGCCGGTCAGGCGGCGAAAACCGTCGAAGGGGTTCCACGGGGTGCGGCGGCGATTTTCGGCGGCGAGCGATTCCGGCAGGTAGAAGTAGGCCAGCCCCCAGTTGACGAAGGACAGGACGGCCGGTCCGAGGGCGACCGCCGCCAGCCCCCAGGTGCCGAGCAAGGCGCCGAGGGCGGGGCCGCCGACGAAGCCGAGGCCGAAGGCGGCGCCGAGCATGCCCATGCCCTTGCTGCGCTGGCCGGCGGGCAGGATGTCGGCGATGTAGGCCGGGGCGACGGCGAAGTTGGCGGCGGCGCTGCCGGCGACGAAGCGCGCCACCATCAGCACCCAGATGCCGTGGGTTGCCAGGGGCCCCGGAGCTCCCGGCAGAGAAGGCGCCGCGAACAGCAGGTAAGCGAAGAAGCCGATGGCGATTGCGGTCAACAGGACCGGACGCCGGCCGTAGCGATCGGAGAGGATGCCGAGGATCGGCGCCATCACCAGCTGGGCGGCGCTGAAGGCCGCCAGCAGCAGCCCGATCTGAAAGTCGCTGGCTCCGAACTCCTGGGCGTAGAAGGGCAGCAGCGGCAGGATCATGCCGAAGCCCAGCAGGTCGATCAGAACGGTGAAGAACAGCACCGCAAGGGGCTTGCGGTGGCTCGGCCCGGTCGCGGCCTCCTCCTCGGTCCGGCGTGTTTCGCTGTTCAAGGGGTTCTCGTGCGGTCGTTGATCGGGAAGGCCCGAGCTCGAAGCAGGATTCTACAGCCCTTCGAGGCGATCCTTCAGAGTCTTTGCCGGCGGGGATCGAGGGCGTCGCGGAGACCGTCCGTGACCAGGTTGAAGGCGATCACCGTCAGGATGATGGCGCTGCCCGGAAAGACCGCCATCCACCAGAGATCGATCGGTCCGCCGGTAACGTCGGCGACCATCTTGCCCCAGCTCGATGCCGGCTCCGGGACGCCGAAGCTGAGAAAGGACAGGGCCGACTCGGTGAGGATCATGTTGCCGACCAGCAAGCCGGTCTGGACCAGCGCCGGAGTCAGGGCGTTGGGCAGGATGTGGCGCAGCAAGACGCGCAGGGGATGCTGCCCGAGGCCGTGGGCGGCGCGCACGAAGTCGCGCTCCTTGAGGCTCAGGATTTCGGCCCTCACCAGGCGACTGATGGTCATCCAGGAGGTTCCGCCGAGGAGCAGGATGATGGCCTCGATGCCCGGTGACAGCAGGCTGACCAGGGCGAGCAGGATGAACAGCGGAGGAATGGTGAGGAAGGTGTCGACGAGGCGCATCAGAACGGCGTCGACCAGCCTTCCGCCGCTCGCCGCCAGGCTACCGACGAGCACCCCGAGGACGAGGGCGAGGAGGGCGGCGAGGAAGCCGATGACCAGGGAGATGCGGCCGCCGTAGAGGAGTCGCGCCCAGAGGTCGCGGCTCAGGCGGTCGGTACCGAGCAGAAACGTCCGCTGCGGCGGTAGGCCCTCGGCGGTCAGATTGGCGATCTCCTGTTCGGCGAAGGTGCGCTGCCGGCCGCTACGGGTGATCTCGAGCTGATCTCCCCGGCGCACCACCTCCTCGGCGACCTGGGGGAGACGGTTGTCGGCGAACTCGAGCACGTAGCGCTGGGCTCCGGGCAGGATTTGCTTGCCGGCGACGATGTCGAACTGGTGGGCGGGATCGGCCGAGGCCAGCCAGGGGGCGGAGAGGGCGGCGAGGGCGAGGCCGACGATCAGGACGGCGCCGGCGGTGATCAGCGGCGTCCGTCGCCACGAGGTCAGCAGGGAGCGCTCAGGCACGGCGTACCCGCGGGTCGAGGACGGCGTGGAGGAGGTCGGCAGCGAAGTTGGCGAAGATCACCAGGAAGCCGCTCAGGGCGGTGGTGGCCAGGATCACCGGCAGGTCGCGGGCGAGGAGGGCTTGCACCGTCACCAGGCCGAGGCCCGGCAGGCTGAAGACGATCTCGGTGACCAGTGAGCCGTTGAGCAGCGTCGGCAGGGAAAGGCCGAGGAGCTGGAGCAGCGGGATCAAGGTGTTGCGCATGCCGTGGCGCCAGACCACTCGGTTCTCCGGCAGGCCCTTGGCGCGGGCGGTGCGGATGTAGTCCTGGCCGAGCTGCTCGAGCAGACCGTTGCGCACGAACCGCGACGTGCCGCCGGCGGCGACGCCGCCGAGGACCAAGGCCGGCAGGATCAGGTGATGGAGTCGGTCGAGGAGCTGAGCGCCGAGGGGCCAGCTCGAGGCTCCCGGCGAGCTCAAATGCCCGCCGGGAAACCAGGGTAGCCAATAGCTGAAGGTGAAAAGGGCCATCAGGCCGAGCCAGAAGCTCGGTGTCGCCCAGGCCACCATGGTGACCAGGCGCAGGCCGTGATCGCCGGCGGAGCCGGCTCGGCGCGCCGCCCAGACGCCCAGGGGAACGGCGATCAGGTACTCCACCAGGATGGCGGCGAAGGCCAGCGACAGAGTCGTCGGCAGAGCTTCCCGAACGATCTGGGCCACCGGCCGCTGACGCGCGATGGAGTAGCCCCAGTCGCCGCGCACCGCCGCTGAAAGCCAGGAGAGGTACTGCTGATGCAGCGGTTGGTCGAGGCCGTAGATGGCCTTCAAGCGGGCCTCGTGCTCCGGAGGCAGGCGGCCGCGACCGGTCTCCATGAGGTTGGCGAGGGGATCCCCCGGCGCCGCCTGCAGGAGCACGAAGGTCAGGCTGACCACCAGCCAGAGGAGGATCAGCGACGCCGCCAGGCGGCGCAGGAAGTAGCGGGTCAAGGTTGCCGTCCGCCGGGCTTCGTCCCTGGAGCCGAGTCGATCGCTGCTGCCCGCAGGAGGCGGGGGCTCGGGCTGGTGGAGGCGCTCACCGGCTCACGGCGGCGATCTCGCGCCGCCGTGGGGCCGGATCGAAGGTCACGAGTCGACCCACCACTGCGGCAGGTCGTAGTGGACGAACAGCACATTCGGGTTGGCGTCGCGAATTCGCCGATTCATGCCGACGATGCGCTTCGACTCCCAGAGGATGGTGTAGGGAAGCTGCTGGTTGAGAACCTCTTGCAGCTCGAGGAGCAGCGGCTCGGCGTCGGCGAGCTCGCTCTGGGCGGCGATCTGGTCGAGGAGGCGATCGGTGTCCGGGTTCGAGTAGGCGATGAAGTTCGAGCCGTGGCCGATCTCGTCGCTGTGGAAGGCGTAGCGGAAGTCGAGCGTGGTCGGCATCGTCCAGCCGCTCAAGGCGGCGTCATACTCGCCTTCGTTGGTCTTCTTGACGAAGGATTGGAACTCGAGAATGCGTGGCGTCGCTTGAATCCCGAGGCGGGCGAGCTGGCTTTGGATGATGACCGTGGCGTCGATGCGCTGGCGGTTGCCTTCGTTGGTCATCAGGTCGAAGGCGAAGGGCTGGCCGTCGCGGTCGAGCACGCCGTCGCCGTCGGTGTCGCGCCAACCGTGCTTGGCGAGCAGCTCCTTGGCACGGTTGGGGTCGTAGGCGTAGGGCTCGAGGTCGGGGTTGTGGATCCACACGTTCTGGATGATCGGTGAATTGGCGACCCGCCCCTTGTCGCCCCACAGCGACTCCACCATGGTCGCGCGGTCGATGGCGAGGGTGAGCGCTTCGCGTACGTCTCGCTCTTGGAACAGGGGGCTGCGCTGGTTCCAGGCGATGAAGATGTAGCTCGGGCCCCAGAACGAGCGCAGCTCGATGTGCGGTTGTTCCTCGAGGCGTTCGAGATTCTCCGGGGAGAGGGTGCCGGCCATGTCGATGGAGCCCGAGAGCAGCTGGGTGACGTGGTTGGTCTGGTCCGGCACGATGCGGTAGATCACCCGGTCGAGGCGCGGCAGCTCGGGGTCGTAGTACGCCTCGTTGCGCTCCAGCACGATCTCCTGTTGCGGCGTCCAGGAGGCGATCTCGAAGGCGCCTGAATACACCGCGTTGTCGCGGAACCACTCGCTCTTCTGGCGCCATTCGGCAAAGGGAACTCGACCCCACAGGTGTTGCGGCAGAATGTAGCTCTCGTTGAGATCGAGCATCTGGTTGGGGTAGACGCGGTCGAAGTGGACCCGAACCGTGTGCTGATCGACCACTTCGACGTCGGTGATCGACTCCTTGGCGTAGGCCGTATCCCAGGCGATGTCGGGATCCATCTGGGCTTGCCAGGTGAAGCGCACGTCGGCGGCGGTGACCGGCGTGCCGTCGCTCCAGCGGGCATCCTGGCGCAGCGCAAAGGTCACCACTTTGTGGTCCTCGGACCACTGCCAGCTCTCGGCGAGATCCGGGGCGAAGCTCGGCGGACCGCTTTCGAAGTCGGCGCGCTCCCGAACCAGCTGCAGGTAGACGTGTCGCAGGATCATGTCCGTCGGCCGGTTGGAGCCGACGATCAGGGGGTTGGTGCTGCCCATGTCGGCGGTGGTCCCGATCACGATCTGACCGCCGCGGCGGGGCTCGTCGCTGGCTTCAATGGGCTCCGGAGGCGGCGCGCAAGCGGTGGTCCCGAGGAGCGTCAGGACGATCAAGAGGGAGAGAGTACGTGCGCTTTTCATGGTGAAAAAGCATCCTAGCAGGCTTCGAAAAATTCGCGCTGCGACTTATTCGAAGCCTGCTGTCTTGGTCGAGTTCTTCGTCCTGCTCGCGGAGCAAGAAAAAGGGCGCCCGGTGGGGGCGCCCTGGAATGGCGTCGGTGCCGACGACTGCTCTTACTCGATGGTGATCTTGCGCGCCTTGGCCTCTTCGGCCTTGGGCAGGGTCACCGTCAGGATGCCGTCTTCGAAGCTCGCTTTGACCTCGTCCGTGCGCAGGTTGCTGGGCACCGTGAAGGAGCGCGAGAAGGTGCCGTATGAGCGCTCGATACGGTGGTAGGTCTCGCCCGCTGTGTCCTTCTCGAAGTTGCGCTCGCCGCGTAGCGTCAGCACTCGGTTCTCGAGCGTGATCTCGACGTCTTCGGACTTCATGCCG includes these proteins:
- a CDS encoding alpha/beta hydrolase-fold protein; the protein is MRSLLVVLCLVLLSPTLLLADPIVIGETATVRSEVLDENRTLMISLPGSYREEGTKRYPVLWVLDAETRFLHTLGTVRSLARTGHIPELIVIGVTNTDRTRDLTPPWKGDPMEGRDQQREAGGGADNFLEFLTDEAMPGVNKSYRTVPFHILSGHSFGGLFAVHAFSQRPDAYAAVIAISPSLWWDHGRPVDEMIALLDRRPDLAGRLYATLGDEGGDMQAQFKRLTEVLRHRAPASLDWSARILEGEDHGTVPLPTVYGAMRHLFDRWRPPTFAAADGIAGLEQHYTDLSATYGFEIAVPENRVNNLGYAALGDGKVDEAIALFERNVRDYPDSANVYDSLGEGLEAAGRLEEARDNYRRAVSMGSKVQDPNLSAYQAHLTAVQSKLAGN
- the queA gene encoding tRNA preQ1(34) S-adenosylmethionine ribosyltransferase-isomerase QueA; the protein is MLTDDFDFELPEAAIAQQPVARGSSRLLVVDEAARERRHRRVSDLADLLLPGDLLVVNDTRVIPARLFARRAATGARIELLLIEKVDDTLWDVLARPGRKARPGTRLELAEGLEGRTESRPDSDDGRLRVRFSQPVEPFLEKLGHIPLPPYIKRPDNAADRERYQTVFAAKAGAVAAPTAGLHFDDALLAALEARGVERATVTLHVGIGTFKPVTADLVHEHRMESERFEIPATTARALHRTRQRGGRVVAVGTTVVRTLEGAARQGLESGSGRTDLFITPGFQFQRVDLLLTNFHLPKSTLLMLVSAFGGRRRMLAAYREAIAEGYRFYSYGDAMLLARADAATAESPPSGNSNQEKRVTSED
- a CDS encoding MFS transporter, whose translation is MNSETRRTEEEAATGPSHRKPLAVLFFTVLIDLLGFGMILPLLPFYAQEFGASDFQIGLLLAAFSAAQLVMAPILGILSDRYGRRPVLLTAIAIGFFAYLLFAAPSLPGAPGPLATHGIWVLMVARFVAGSAAANFAVAPAYIADILPAGQRSKGMGMLGAAFGLGFVGGPALGALLGTWGLAAVALGPAVLSFVNWGLAYFYLPESLAAENRRRTPWNPFDGFRRLTGNPHLKGLLTLFFLVTLCFSLMEATLALYCQHRFEFGQRETAWLFVYIGVLLVIVQGGLIGRMARRFGDRRMAIVGIAGIAAGLLALPLAPGLATLGLAGALLAFGSGFYNPTSMALISRITGSATQGEVQGLSRFFGSLARVLGPLGGTWLFERVGPAMPFQAAAALMAATCLFAWPVLRRLRGPDGEPI
- a CDS encoding ABC transporter permease; the protein is MPERSLLTSWRRTPLITAGAVLIVGLALAALSAPWLASADPAHQFDIVAGKQILPGAQRYVLEFADNRLPQVAEEVVRRGDQLEITRSGRQRTFAEQEIANLTAEGLPPQRTFLLGTDRLSRDLWARLLYGGRISLVIGFLAALLALVLGVLVGSLAASGGRLVDAVLMRLVDTFLTIPPLFILLALVSLLSPGIEAIILLLGGTSWMTISRLVRAEILSLKERDFVRAAHGLGQHPLRVLLRHILPNALTPALVQTGLLVGNMILTESALSFLSFGVPEPASSWGKMVADVTGGPIDLWWMAVFPGSAIILTVIAFNLVTDGLRDALDPRRQRL
- a CDS encoding ABC transporter permease, with product MTRYFLRRLAASLILLWLVVSLTFVLLQAAPGDPLANLMETGRGRLPPEHEARLKAIYGLDQPLHQQYLSWLSAAVRGDWGYSIARQRPVAQIVREALPTTLSLAFAAILVEYLIAVPLGVWAARRAGSAGDHGLRLVTMVAWATPSFWLGLMALFTFSYWLPWFPGGHLSSPGASSWPLGAQLLDRLHHLILPALVLGGVAAGGTSRFVRNGLLEQLGQDYIRTARAKGLPENRVVWRHGMRNTLIPLLQLLGLSLPTLLNGSLVTEIVFSLPGLGLVTVQALLARDLPVILATTALSGFLVIFANFAADLLHAVLDPRVRRA
- a CDS encoding ABC transporter substrate-binding protein, coding for MKSARTLSLLIVLTLLGTTACAPPPEPIEASDEPRRGGQIVIGTTADMGSTNPLIVGSNRPTDMILRHVYLQLVRERADFESGPPSFAPDLAESWQWSEDHKVVTFALRQDARWSDGTPVTAADVRFTWQAQMDPDIAWDTAYAKESITDVEVVDQHTVRVHFDRVYPNQMLDLNESYILPQHLWGRVPFAEWRQKSEWFRDNAVYSGAFEIASWTPQQEIVLERNEAYYDPELPRLDRVIYRIVPDQTNHVTQLLSGSIDMAGTLSPENLERLEEQPHIELRSFWGPSYIFIAWNQRSPLFQERDVREALTLAIDRATMVESLWGDKGRVANSPIIQNVWIHNPDLEPYAYDPNRAKELLAKHGWRDTDGDGVLDRDGQPFAFDLMTNEGNRQRIDATVIIQSQLARLGIQATPRILEFQSFVKKTNEGEYDAALSGWTMPTTLDFRYAFHSDEIGHGSNFIAYSNPDTDRLLDQIAAQSELADAEPLLLELQEVLNQQLPYTILWESKRIVGMNRRIRDANPNVLFVHYDLPQWWVDS
- a CDS encoding Hsp20/alpha crystallin family protein; this translates as MTTLMTRTPDLFRDSMQRFFDRGFDDFFTLSRPTEEVARRNWMPAVDVRESEEGLTLVAELPGMKSEDVEITLENRVLTLRGERNFEKDTAGETYHRIERSYGTFSRSFTVPSNLRTDEVKASFEDGILTVTLPKAEEAKARKITIE